AGCAGAAGGCGCTCGTGACGTGACCGACAAGCCCTACGATCCTTCCCGGGAGGGGGCGCAAATGTCCTTTCGCGAGCGCATGTCCTATACGGATTATCTGCAGCTCGACCCGATCCTGTCTGCCCAGAAGCCGCTTTCCAGCGCGCATGACGAATTGCTGTTCATCATCCAGCATCAGACGTCCGAGCTCTGGATGAAGCTCGCGATCCACGAGATAACCTCCGCCATGCAGGCCATTCGACGGGACGATCCGCAGCCCGCGTTCAAGATGCTGTCACGCGTGGCACGCATATTCGAGCAATTGAACAGTGCCTGGGACGTGCTGCGCACGATGACGCCAAGCGAATATACCGATTTCCGCAACGCGCTTGGTCAGTCTTCCGGCTTTCAGTCCTATCAGTATCGCGCCATCGAGTTTCTGGCGGGCAATCGCAATGCAGCGATGCTGGGGCCGCACCAGCACCGCCCGGACCTGATGACGCATCTGGAAGACATCTTGTCCCGCCCAAGCCTTTACGATGAAGCCATTCTGCTTCTCGGACGAAGCGGTTTCGACATCGGCGCTGACGGCGAACGCCAGGATTGGCGTGACAAACGTGGTGAGAGCGAGCAGGTGCTGGAAGCCTGGCGAGCCGTCTATGCGGCGCCCGGCAAACATTGGGTGCTTTACGAGTTGGCGGAAAAGCTGGTGGATTTCGAAGACTATTTCCGTCGCTGGCGTTTCAACCATGTCACCACCGTCGAGCGTGTCATCGGCTTCAAGCGCGGCACCGGTGGGACGTCTGGCACCCAGTATCTGAAGAAGATGCTGGAGGTGGAACTGTTTCCAGAATTGTGGCGCGTCAGAACCGTACTTTGACACCAGCGGGAGGGATTCATGCTGTTTTACCGGATCGATGACTGGAGCGACGCCTATACAAACGGCGGCAACATCCCGCGCGGCGAAGCCTGGCCTGAAGTCTGGGTGGAACCGGCAAGGCTCTATCGCGAACGCATGATCGAAGCAGGTCGCGCCCGGCTCGATCTTTCCTATGGTGCAAACCCGCGTAATCGCTTTGATCTCTTCCTGCCACAAGGAACCCCGAAGGGTCTGGTCGTCTACATCCACGGCGGCTATTGGCAGGCACTCGACAAAAACTACTGGTCGCATCTGGCCCATGGCAGCATCGAGCATGGCTTTGCGGTGGCCATGCCTTCCTACACGCTTTGTCCGGATGTGCGTGTGGGTAACATCGTTCAGGAAGTTGCCGCTGCGATTTCGGATGCGGCAGGCGAGATCGACGGACCAATCCACCTGACAGGCCACTCCGCCGGCGGGCATCTTGTCACCCGCATGGTGGCCGAAACTTCACCGCTGCCGAACGATGTTCGGTCACGGGTGCGGACGGTGGTTTCGATTTCCGGCGTTCATGATCTGCGGCCGCTGGTGAACACCAACCTCAATGCCAAGCTGCGGCTAGACGATGCGGAGGCCGCTCAGGAAAGTCCCGTCTTGATGAGGCCCGGTCGCGACACGCGCCTTTTCTGCTGGGTGGGTGCGAACGAGCGCTCTGAATTCGTTCGCCAGAATACGTTGATGGCCAGCGTGTGGCTCGGTCTCGGCGCGGAAACCGGAGCCTATGCGGAACCTGACAAGCACCATTTCACCATTGTCGACGGCCTTGCCGATCCTCATCATCCTCTGGTGAAGACCCTTCTTTCCTGACTTTTCACGCTTCTTCGTCTTCGTCTGTAAAATGTGAGCGACCTTCCTCAACATGGCCCCTCCCCTTCGGTCTGAAGGGGATCCAAAGCGTGTCGCGATCTTTCAGATTCGCTCCTGGCGCTTTGTCTCTTTGTTTTAACGCATGTCGTTTTCGCAAAACCGCTGCACACTTTTGCGCGACATGCTTTACGCTTGGGTGGGACGGAATGCGAATCACCGGGTGACGACCAATGACTGTGGCGAGGCGAAAGCGATTGATTCGGGCGCAACGTGCCTGGACAGGGATTGCGCTCGTTGCCGCGATTTCCTTCCTGGCCGGAATGACTGATGCCATCGGCCTGCGGCTTTCCGGCGACTTTGTTTCGTTCATGACGGGAAATACCACGCGCGCCGCCATTTTCTTCGTGGATGGCAACTGGGGACATGGACTGGTGCTGCTCGGCGCCATTGCCCTTTTCGTCATGGGCAACGCGCTAGGCATCGTCATCGCCAGTATCGTTCGACGCAGGATCTTCGGGGTTCTGGCGGCGGTGTCCCTGCTCCTTAGTTTCGCTTCGATATTGGACCAGCCTCAGCTTGGCGTCTTGCGCTTCTACCTCGTCGTTCTCGCCATGGGGGTCGTGAATGCCGCCGTCGAACAGATCGAAGGCCTGCCAATCGGCCTGACCTATGTGACGGGCGCGTTATCGCGTCTGGGGCGCGGCATTGGCCGCTTCATCATGGGAGACCGGCGGCTGGACTGGTCCATCCAGATCGTACCCTGGTCCGGCATGGTGACGGGTGCCCTGTGCGGCGCCCTGATCGGCGGTGCATTTGCGCGCGAATCATTGTTCCTTGCGGCTGTATTTGCCATGGGCATCGCCATTTCGTCGCTTTTCATCCGCAAGACGCTGCACCACCGCTATAACCAGCGCCCTGCCAGCACCTCACGTAGATAGTGTTCATGTTTTATCTCTCGAAGATCGTCTGGCTGGTCGCACAGCCGCTTTCGCTTGTGTTCCTGGCGATCCTGCTGGCGCTGCTTCTCAGCCTCGCGGGTTGGCGGAAATCCGGTTTCCTGTTTTCGAGCCTTGCTGCGCTTCTGCTGTTCGTGACGCTTTACACGACAACCGGCAATGTTCTTCTGCAAAGGCTCGAGAACAAGGCACTGCGCCCTCAACCGGACCCCGCCTCTGTCTCCTGCATCATCATGCTGGGTGGCGCGATCGAAAATGACGTGATGGACGCACGCGGTGGCATAGAGTTCAATGCAGCGGCGGACCGCTATACGCAGACGGTGAGACTGGCTCTAAAATACCCGCAAGCCAGTCTGATCATTTCCGGTGGCGATGGTTCGTTCAGCGGGCGTTATGAAGGTGAAGCAGAGGCGACAGAACGGTTTTTTACCGATTTGGGGATCAACGCCGACCGTCTGATCAAGGAAAACACGTCGCGCAATACGTTTGAGAACTCAGCCAACACCAGGGAGCTATTAGAGCGGCATGGCCTGACAGATTGCCTGCTGGTGACCTCCGCCTTCCACATGCCACGCGCCACGGCGCTCTTTGCCAAAATGGGGATCGGCGTTATTCCCTACCCGGTCGATTACCGAACGACTGGTAGGACGGAGATCGGCTTCGATTTCACCCAACCCTCGCTGAATGCCCAGAACATGGCAACGGCGGTCCGGGAATGGCTGGCGATCGTCGCCTATCGGCTATCCGGGCGAACCGGCTGACTATTTCTTCGAGATCGTGACCATTTGCGCGCCGCGGATCCGGACCGTCATTTCACAATCGGGCTTTTCGGTACGGTTGCAATATTTCGGGTGCATCTTGAAGACGAACACCATGTTGCCGAACCGCTTGACGAAATCATAGCCATAGATCTGGGCGGTGGCGATCATGAAGTAGCCGCCTTCCTTGACCTGAAGATAGAAGTTGTTGGGGCAACCTTCCTCGGTGCAGCCAATGCCCTTCTGACCCTTGCAGGTCATTTCTCCATGATTGACGACTGCGTCGATCAACCCATCATTATTGACGTCAAAGCGCTTGATGAAGCCATCGCCGAACAAAACGCCGGGGCATTCCTTGCGGTAGTGATCCTTTTCGTAGATCTCGGGATCACTTAACAACGGCTGCTGCGCAGAGGCAACCGAGGGCGCGACTGCCATGAGGATAGCGAGCGATGACATCAAGAAAAGATTGCTGAAGCTTTTTACCACGATCGACTTCCCCGATGCTTTTTCACGGCATACAAACCTGCCGGGACGGCGGCATCAAAATCAGATGCCGCGCATATAATCGCGCCGTACTTGTGCGACGCTTGTGAACATTAAGGGGAAAGCCCTGCCATGGCTCTGCTCGGATTGCTGGATTACGCAGGGGTCGCCCTGTTTGCCGCCACAGGCGCGCTTGCAGCATCACGCAAGCAACTGGATCTCATCGGCTTTCTGTTCTTCTCGGCGGCCACGGGGGTGGGCGGCGGGACTCTGCGTGATCTCGTGCTCGGCAAGCCAGTTTTCTGGGTCGCTGACCCGACCTATCTGCTCATCTGTGTTGCAGTTGGAATCATCGTGTTTCTGACAGCGCACATGATCGAATGGCGCTACCAGTTGCTGATCTGGCTGGATGCGATCGGTCTCTCGGCCTATAGCGTTATGGGGGCGGCCAAGGGCTTGGCGACCACCGGTTCGCCAACCATCGCCATCGTTACCGGCACGATGACGGCAACGTTCGGCGGTATTCTGCGCGATCTGATTGCCAACGAGCCGTCAATTCTGCTGCGCCCTGAAATCTATGTGACGGCAGCACTTGCTGGCGCCAGCGCCTTCACAGCCGCACAGCTGCTGGATCTGCCGCTGGCCGCCAGTTCCGCAGCGGGCATCGTCATCGCTTTTGCGCTTCGCGGAGGTGCACTGCATTTCGGATGGACGCTGCCACGCTATCGCCCGCGTCCAGGCAGGCCCGCGGACGAGGCGCTGAAGACGAAAACCAAAAAGCGGAATTAATCAGGATTTCTTTTCGCGCAGGCGGATGATCACATCCACATGGGCGATTTCCATTCCCTCGGGTGCTTCGGGAAGATTGCCGATTTCGATATTGCTGACCGGAATATCCAGCACCTCGTTGCGTCCCTCGACGAAGAAGTGGTGGTGATCGGAGATATTCGTATCGAAATAGGTCTTGGCGCTCTCGACGGCCAGAACGCGAATCAGTCCGGCTTCCGTAAACTGGTGGAGCGTGTTGTAGACGGTCGCCAGCGACACAGGCACGCCTGCCTGGGAGGCTTCCTCATGCAGTTCTTCGACCGTCAGATGACGATCACCTTTGGCGAACAGGAGATCGGCCAGCGCTACGCGCTGACGCGTCGGGCGCAAGCCGCACGCGCGAAGTCTTGTTTCCACTTGAACTGTGGCGTCCGCCATTCGTTGCCTTGCTCCATCAAGACCAATGTACTCAAGTTTTCGATATAACTTTTGCAGCCCTTACTTTCAATAGCGAGAAATGGCGCTTCTAAGGTTCCTGTTAGGTCGAAATGCGAAAAATGCGCTCAAAGCCTCTGGTTTGCCGGTGCCGCTTCCTATATGCCGACCACCAAGATGGCGCGAAAAGCTTCTGCTTATCCGCAGGAGACCTAACCCTCGCGCTTCATTTTCCAGCGGTCTTGCTTTAAACACGCTGTGGACCAAAGACGAGGGGGAACGGAAAGACCTCATGAGCAGCAGACAATCCAGCTACACATACGAAGAACTGATCGAGTGCGCCCACGGCAGACTGTTTGGGCCGGGCAATGCGCAATTGCCGCTGCCGCCCATGCTGATGGTTCACCGGATCACGGAAATTTCCGAAACAGGCGGCGCCTTCGACAAGGGCTTTCTGCGCGCCGAGTTCGATGTGCGGCCGGACGACTGGTATTTTCCGTGCCATTTCGAGGGCAATCCGATCATGCCAGGATGCCTCGGCCTTGACGGGATGTGGCAGCTGACCGGCTTCTTCCTCGGCTGGCTGGGTGAGGAAGGCCGCGGAATGGCTCTCTCAACCGGCGAAGTCAAGTTCAAGGGCATGGTTCGCCCGCACACAAAACTCCTGGAATACGGCATCGACTTCAAGCGTGTCATGCGTGGGCGTCTGGTTCTTGGCACCGCCGATGGCTGGCTGAAGGCCGATGGCGAGACGATCTATCAGGCGACCGACCTTCGTGTTGGGCTTTCCAAGGACAAGGCGGCCTGATTGCAGGCCAGTGCCAGGAAGCCGGCGATGTCGGCTTTCTTTTTTCAACGACTTCAAAAGGTTCATTGTCATGCGACGGGTAGTTGTCACGGGTTTGGGTGTCGTTTCTTCAATCGGCAATAATGCCGATGAGGTGACCACCTCGCTTCGCGATGCCAAGTCCGGCATCACCTTCTCCAGCGATTTTGCCGAGCACGGCTTCAAGTGCCAGGTCTGGGGCAAGCCTACCCTTGATCCGACCGAACTGGTGGATCGGCGCGCGATGCGCTTTCTCTCCCAGGGCGGCGCCTGGAACCATGTTGCGATGAAGCAGGCGATTGCCGACGCAGGCCTGGAAGAAGCCGATTACGCGCAAAATGAGCGCGTTGGCATCATCATGGGCTCCGGCGGTCCTTCCACCCGCCAGATCGTTGAAGCTGCCGATATCGTACGCCAGAACAACAGCCCCAAGCGCATTGGGCCGTTCGCTGTGCCGAAGGCCATGTCTTCCACTGCTTCGGCAACGCTTGCCACATGGTTCAAGCTGCATGGCGTGAACTACTCGATCTCCTCAGCCTGCTCGACATCGGCGCACTGCATCGGCAATGCGGTCGAAATGATCCAATGGGGCAAGCAGGATATGGTGTTTGCCGGTGGCCACGAGGATCTGGACTGGACGATGTCCGACCTCTTCGACGCCATGGGCGCCATGTCAACGAAGTACAACGACCGCGCAGAGGTTGCTTCGCGCGCGTATGATGCCAACCGAGACGGCTTTGTCATCGCCGGTGGCGCAGGCGTCCTCGTTCTCGAAGAGCTGGAGCGTGCCAAGGCGCGTGGCGCGAAGATATATGCGGAAGTGGTCGGCTACGGTGCGACATCCGACGGCTACGATATGGTCGCCCCCTCCGGCGAAGGCGCAATCCGCTGCATGCGGCAGGCGCTCTCTACAGTTAAAGGCGAGGTTGACTACATCAACACGCATGGCACATCCACGCCCGTGGGTGACGCCAAGGAAATGGGAGCGATCCGCGAAGTCTTCGGCTCCAAGATCCCGCACATTCAATCCACCAAGTCGTTGACGGGCCATTCTCTCGGCGCGGCCGGCGTTCAGGAATCGATCTATTCGTTGCTGATGATGCAGGCTGGCTTCATTGGTGAAAGCGCGCATATCGAAGAGATCGATCCAGATTTTGCCGATATGCCTGTCGTTCGTCAGCGCATCGACAATGCGAAATTCGATATTGCCCTTTCCAACTCCTTCGGGTTCGGCGGCACCAACGCCACGCTCGTCTTCCAGCGCTATAACGGATAAGACCATGAGCGGTATCATGCAGGGAAAACGCGGGCTCATCATGGGCGTCGCGAACAATCACTCCATTGCCTGGGGCATCTCCAAGGCTGTTTCGGCGCAGGGCGCAGAGCTGGCCTTCACCTATCAGGGTGAAGCGCTGGGCCGTCGCGTCAAGCCGCTGGCAGCAGAGGTCAATTCCGATTTCGTCCTGCCCTGCGATGTCGAGGATCTGGCATCTGTCGATGCCACGTTCGATGCCATCAAGGAGCGCTGGGGCAAGCTGGACTTCATCGTCCACGCGATCGGCTTCTCCGACAAGAACGAGCTGAAGGGCCTTTACGCGGATACGACGCGCGACAACTTCAGCCGGACCATGGTCATCTCCTGTTTCTCCTTCACGGAGATCGCAAAGCGCGCCGCAGAACTGATGACGGACGAAGGCGCGATGCTGACGTTGACCTATGGCGGCTCGGTGCGCGTTATCCCGAACTACAACGTCATGGGCGTCGCAAAGGCAGCTCTGGAAGCGTCCGTACGCTATCTGGCCGCAGACTATGGTCCAAAGGGTATTCGCGTCAACGCGATCTCGGCTGGCCCTGTCCGGACCCTGGCCGGCGCTGGCATTTCGGATGCACGCGCTATCTACTCCTGGAACCAGAAGAATTCGCCGCTCCGCCGCACCGCGACAATCGAGGATATCGGCGGTTCCGCCCTCTATCTCCTGTCAGATCTTTCGCGCGGCGTCACGGGTGAAATCCACTACGTGGATGCGGGCTACAACATCACCTCGCTGCCCAATCTGGATCGTCTGCGCAACGCCGACTCCGAGTAAGAAACCGAGCGTCGAACAAGAAAGGCCCCCGAATCATCAGATCCGGGGGCCTTTTCTAATCGATGGCGACTTTGACCTACTTTCGTGCCTGAAGCACCTTGAAGCGGGCATTGCGGCAAACTTCACTGCTTTCCTTGAATTCTGCCTTCAGGACCGGCTCATAGGGCAGACCGCGGTTGGCCACCATCAGCAACTGGCCGCCGATGCGCAGCGCGCTGGATGCTGCCTTGATGAAAGCCTGGCCGATGGCTGGATCGGCCGCGTGGCCCTCATGAAATGGCGGGTTCATGATCACGAGATCGTACTTCTCCTTGATCGGCTCAGCCACCAGATCCTGCCAGAAAAAGCGGGTCGCGAGATCCGGGCAATCGCGCGCAAGGTTCTGCTTCGCGAACTCCAATGCACGGTGATCGGCCTCGAAGAGATCGATACGATTGGTACGCGGCGACGCTTCCTTGAGCATGACCGAGAGATAGCCCCAACCTGCGCCCAGATCGGCTGCGTTTCCATCGAAATCGCGCGGCAGGCGGCTTGCGAGCAGCTCCGAGCCCGGATCGACATGATCGTGCGAGAAGGTTCCAGCAACGGTCTCAAACCGATTGTCGATCAATTGCGGCTGCTTTGCGAGCTTGACCACAGCAGCCGTAACGTCTGCCGGTCTTGTGAACCAGGCGACAACCCCGTGATACTTCGGCATGTGCTCCACGTCGAAGCCAAGATTGGCGAGCTGCTTGCGAAGCGGCTGGATGCCGTCTTCCTTGGCGCCGGCCAGAACAATGACCCCGCCGTCGCGCACACGCGTCAGGGCTTCGGCAACATTTTGCTCGTTTTCGCCTTTGTGCTTGCTGCACAGGATCAGCGCACCATCAAAGTTCTCGCCTTCAACTTCCGGAACCACACGGGCACCGGTCGCGCTCAAGGGACGAAAGAGAGGGCGAAGCGGCTGGATGTTCAGGATCTCAGCCTTGAAGTCCTCGGGTAAACGAGGCGCCACTTCCGCAGCAAGAAAGAGGAAGCGGCTGCCCTCGCCCGGCGCGTCCAGCGTGCCAATGGCGAAGGGATGAAACAGTGTTTTAGCGGCGTCGCGGATCATGGTGGGTTCCGGGTCTTAGAGCTTTTCCGGTCAACCGGATCATTGATTATGCTCTATGTCTTTGTTTCTACGCAGTCCGGACGCAAAACCGCTAACGCATTTTTGCTCGGACGTGCTCCGGGATAGCAAAAGGGCGCGGAAACGATCCCGCGCCCCAAGAATGGTCTCAAGAAGAAACCTTATTCAGCGGCAGCGTCGCCTTCAGCCTTCTTGATTTCCTGGCCGGTTGCCTGATCGACAACCTTCATGGACAGGCGAACCTTGCCACGCTCATCGAAGCCCATCAGCTTGACCCATACCTTGTCGCCTTCCTTGACGACGTCGGAGGTCTTGGCAACGCGCTCGGAAGCCAGCTGCGAGATGTGAACGAGGCCGTCACGTGCGCCGAAGAAGTTGACGAATGCGCCGAAGTCGGCCGTCTTCACGACGGTGCCTTCGTAGATCTGACCAACTTCCGGCTCTGCCACGAT
The window above is part of the Rhizobium rhizoryzae genome. Proteins encoded here:
- the kynA gene encoding tryptophan 2,3-dioxygenase; the protein is MTDKPYDPSREGAQMSFRERMSYTDYLQLDPILSAQKPLSSAHDELLFIIQHQTSELWMKLAIHEITSAMQAIRRDDPQPAFKMLSRVARIFEQLNSAWDVLRTMTPSEYTDFRNALGQSSGFQSYQYRAIEFLAGNRNAAMLGPHQHRPDLMTHLEDILSRPSLYDEAILLLGRSGFDIGADGERQDWRDKRGESEQVLEAWRAVYAAPGKHWVLYELAEKLVDFEDYFRRWRFNHVTTVERVIGFKRGTGGTSGTQYLKKMLEVELFPELWRVRTVL
- a CDS encoding alpha/beta hydrolase, whose protein sequence is MLFYRIDDWSDAYTNGGNIPRGEAWPEVWVEPARLYRERMIEAGRARLDLSYGANPRNRFDLFLPQGTPKGLVVYIHGGYWQALDKNYWSHLAHGSIEHGFAVAMPSYTLCPDVRVGNIVQEVAAAISDAAGEIDGPIHLTGHSAGGHLVTRMVAETSPLPNDVRSRVRTVVSISGVHDLRPLVNTNLNAKLRLDDAEAAQESPVLMRPGRDTRLFCWVGANERSEFVRQNTLMASVWLGLGAETGAYAEPDKHHFTIVDGLADPHHPLVKTLLS
- a CDS encoding YoaK family protein; protein product: MTVARRKRLIRAQRAWTGIALVAAISFLAGMTDAIGLRLSGDFVSFMTGNTTRAAIFFVDGNWGHGLVLLGAIALFVMGNALGIVIASIVRRRIFGVLAAVSLLLSFASILDQPQLGVLRFYLVVLAMGVVNAAVEQIEGLPIGLTYVTGALSRLGRGIGRFIMGDRRLDWSIQIVPWSGMVTGALCGALIGGAFARESLFLAAVFAMGIAISSLFIRKTLHHRYNQRPASTSRR
- a CDS encoding YdcF family protein; translation: MFYLSKIVWLVAQPLSLVFLAILLALLLSLAGWRKSGFLFSSLAALLLFVTLYTTTGNVLLQRLENKALRPQPDPASVSCIIMLGGAIENDVMDARGGIEFNAAADRYTQTVRLALKYPQASLIISGGDGSFSGRYEGEAEATERFFTDLGINADRLIKENTSRNTFENSANTRELLERHGLTDCLLVTSAFHMPRATALFAKMGIGVIPYPVDYRTTGRTEIGFDFTQPSLNAQNMATAVREWLAIVAYRLSGRTG
- a CDS encoding trimeric intracellular cation channel family protein is translated as MALLGLLDYAGVALFAATGALAASRKQLDLIGFLFFSAATGVGGGTLRDLVLGKPVFWVADPTYLLICVAVGIIVFLTAHMIEWRYQLLIWLDAIGLSAYSVMGAAKGLATTGSPTIAIVTGTMTATFGGILRDLIANEPSILLRPEIYVTAALAGASAFTAAQLLDLPLAASSAAGIVIAFALRGGALHFGWTLPRYRPRPGRPADEALKTKTKKRN
- the irrA gene encoding iron response transcriptional regulator IrrA; the protein is MADATVQVETRLRACGLRPTRQRVALADLLFAKGDRHLTVEELHEEASQAGVPVSLATVYNTLHQFTEAGLIRVLAVESAKTYFDTNISDHHHFFVEGRNEVLDIPVSNIEIGNLPEAPEGMEIAHVDVIIRLREKKS
- the fabA gene encoding 3-hydroxyacyl-[acyl-carrier-protein] dehydratase FabA; this translates as MSSRQSSYTYEELIECAHGRLFGPGNAQLPLPPMLMVHRITEISETGGAFDKGFLRAEFDVRPDDWYFPCHFEGNPIMPGCLGLDGMWQLTGFFLGWLGEEGRGMALSTGEVKFKGMVRPHTKLLEYGIDFKRVMRGRLVLGTADGWLKADGETIYQATDLRVGLSKDKAA
- the fabB gene encoding beta-ketoacyl-ACP synthase I, with the protein product MRRVVVTGLGVVSSIGNNADEVTTSLRDAKSGITFSSDFAEHGFKCQVWGKPTLDPTELVDRRAMRFLSQGGAWNHVAMKQAIADAGLEEADYAQNERVGIIMGSGGPSTRQIVEAADIVRQNNSPKRIGPFAVPKAMSSTASATLATWFKLHGVNYSISSACSTSAHCIGNAVEMIQWGKQDMVFAGGHEDLDWTMSDLFDAMGAMSTKYNDRAEVASRAYDANRDGFVIAGGAGVLVLEELERAKARGAKIYAEVVGYGATSDGYDMVAPSGEGAIRCMRQALSTVKGEVDYINTHGTSTPVGDAKEMGAIREVFGSKIPHIQSTKSLTGHSLGAAGVQESIYSLLMMQAGFIGESAHIEEIDPDFADMPVVRQRIDNAKFDIALSNSFGFGGTNATLVFQRYNG
- the fabI gene encoding enoyl-ACP reductase FabI, translated to MSGIMQGKRGLIMGVANNHSIAWGISKAVSAQGAELAFTYQGEALGRRVKPLAAEVNSDFVLPCDVEDLASVDATFDAIKERWGKLDFIVHAIGFSDKNELKGLYADTTRDNFSRTMVISCFSFTEIAKRAAELMTDEGAMLTLTYGGSVRVIPNYNVMGVAKAALEASVRYLAADYGPKGIRVNAISAGPVRTLAGAGISDARAIYSWNQKNSPLRRTATIEDIGGSALYLLSDLSRGVTGEIHYVDAGYNITSLPNLDRLRNADSE
- a CDS encoding class I SAM-dependent methyltransferase, with the translated sequence MIRDAAKTLFHPFAIGTLDAPGEGSRFLFLAAEVAPRLPEDFKAEILNIQPLRPLFRPLSATGARVVPEVEGENFDGALILCSKHKGENEQNVAEALTRVRDGGVIVLAGAKEDGIQPLRKQLANLGFDVEHMPKYHGVVAWFTRPADVTAAVVKLAKQPQLIDNRFETVAGTFSHDHVDPGSELLASRLPRDFDGNAADLGAGWGYLSVMLKEASPRTNRIDLFEADHRALEFAKQNLARDCPDLATRFFWQDLVAEPIKEKYDLVIMNPPFHEGHAADPAIGQAFIKAASSALRIGGQLLMVANRGLPYEPVLKAEFKESSEVCRNARFKVLQARK